GGATTGCGCCCGGCTCGTCGGGCGCGATTTCGGGGGGAATCTCCTGCCGCCTGCCCGCTGCCTTAGAGCAAATCTGGATACCGCGCCTGGCCGCCTTGCGGCCGGGACTGTCCCCACACGCCGGAGATATCGCCCGTGACCATGCCCGAACCCGCCATTCGCGCCATCATGCAAAAAGCGCCGGTCATTCCGGTGCTGGCCATTGACAACGCCGACCACGCCGAGCCGCTGGCCGAGGCGCTGGTGGCCGGCGGCCTGCCGGTCATCGAGGTGACATTGCGGACTTCGGCCGCGCTGGAGGCCATCCGCCGCATGGCGCGCGTTGAAGGCGCTGTCGTCGGCGCGGGCACGGTGCTGGACCCCGACGGCCTTGCCCGCGCCGCTGATAGCGGCGCGCAGTTCATCGTCAGCCCCGGCCTTACGGATCGGCTGGCCGTTGCCGCCCACGCCGCCAAGGTGCCCTTCCTGCCCGGCGTTGCCACCGCAGGTGATATCATGCGCGCGCTTGACCACGGCCTCACTCACCTCAAGTTCTTCCCTGCGGAGAGCAGCGGCGGCGCGAATGCGGTCAAGAGCCTCGCCGGGCCGTTCGGCGCGGTGCGCTTCTGCCCGACAGGCGGCATCACGCTGATGACAGCGCCGGACTATCTTACCCTGCCAAATGTGCTATGCGTTGGCGGCACCTGGATCGTCCCGAAGGAGGCGCTGGCGCGGCAGGATTGGAGCACGAT
The window above is part of the Pedomonas mirosovicensis genome. Proteins encoded here:
- a CDS encoding bifunctional 4-hydroxy-2-oxoglutarate aldolase/2-dehydro-3-deoxy-phosphogluconate aldolase, producing the protein MPEPAIRAIMQKAPVIPVLAIDNADHAEPLAEALVAGGLPVIEVTLRTSAALEAIRRMARVEGAVVGAGTVLDPDGLARAADSGAQFIVSPGLTDRLAVAAHAAKVPFLPGVATAGDIMRALDHGLTHLKFFPAESSGGANAVKSLAGPFGAVRFCPTGGITLMTAPDYLTLPNVLCVGGTWIVPKEALARQDWSTIRRLAEQAAALGRV